The DNA window TCCATCGGGATGATCACGCTGTCCGCGCAGGCGAGCGCGTTGACGGTGAGCAGGCCCAGCGACGGCTGGCAGTCGATGAGCACGTAGTCGTACCGGTCGAGGACCGGATGCAGGACACGCCCGAGGGTCTGTTCCCGGCCCACCTCGGTGACGAGCTGGATCTCGGCGGCCGACAGGTCGATGTTGCTGGGCAGCAGGTCCAGTCCGTCGATCCGGGTCCGCATGAGGACGTCGTCGACCGCCGTCCGCTCGACCAGCAGATTGTGGACGGTGAGGTCCAGATCGTGGTGGGCGACGCCCAGGCCCGCGGACAGTGCCCCCTGCGGGTCGAGGTCGACGAGCAGCACCCGGCGACCGTACTCGGCGAGCGAGGCGCCCAGGTTGATCGTCGACGTCGTCTTCCCGACGCCGCCCTTCTGATTGCACATCGCGATGACACGGGCGGGGCCGTGGCCGGCGACGGGCCCGGGCTCGGGAATCTCCCGCAAGGGTCGGCCGGTCGGCCCGATCGGCACGTCCTCACGCGCAGGGTCGACGTGATTGTCGTGCGACAGCGCATCCCTGGAGTACGGGGGCGCTGACTCCGCCGATTGCGGCTGCGGTGTCACCACGGTTCCGATGTCCCCTGTCCTGTCGATCCCGTTCTGTGTCGTCCAGCTGATGTCGTAACGCTACCGCTTCGTGACCTCGAACCGCCGCAAACACGCGTCCGATCAGCGTGCCCGCGGGTGTGCTTGTGCCCATACTTCGCGCAGCGCACCGACGGTCACCATCGTGTAGATCTGGGTGGTCGTCACCGACGCGTGTCCGAGCAGTTCCTGCACCACACGCACGTCGGCGCCGCCGTCGAGGAGGTGGGTGGCGAACGAGTGCCGCAGCGTGTGCGGCGACACCGCGACCGAGATGCCGGCCTTCTCTGCGGCGTCGTGCAGAACCTGCCACGCGCTCTGCCGCGACAGCCGTCCCCCGCGGGCGTTGAGGAACAGTGCCGGTGTCCCCCGCGTGATCAGCGCCGGACGGCCGCGCACGAGGTAGTTGTCGATCGCGGCGATCGCCGGACGCCCGACCGGTACGACGCGTTCCTTGCCGCCCTTACCCCGCAGCAGCACCGCCCGGGCGTCGGTGTCGAGGTCGTCGACGTCGAGCCCCACGGCCTCCGAGATCCGGGCGCCGGTCGAGTAGAGCAGCTCCAGTAGCGCCCGGTCGCGCAGGGTGCGGGGATTGTCGGAGGCGCCGTCGCCCCCGGCCGCTTCGAGGATCGACAACACGTCGTCGAGCGGCAACGATTTCGGCAGACGGCGCCCGGGGGTCGGCGGTTTCACCGCGCGCGCGACGTCCCCGGCCGTCACGCCCTCGGCGGCCGCGAACCGGTGCAGCCCGCGCACCGCGATCAGTGCGCGGGCGGCCGAACTGGGTGCGAGGGCCACGGTTCCCGACTCCGGGTCGCCCCGGCGCAGCGCCACGACGAAATCGCTGACGTCGGACTCACCGACCGCCCGCAGATCGTCGATGCCCCGCTCGGTTAGGAACCGCTCGTAGCGACCGAGGTCGCGCCGGTAGGAGCTGAGCGTGTTGCGGGCGGCACCTCGTTCGACGGCCAGGTGGTCCAGGTAGGTACCGACCTGGCCGCCCAACGCGGTCATGTGGGTTCGCTGTCGGCCCGAGTGTGCTTGCGGCGGGCGAAGGTCTCGGGCTGGTCGACCCACGCGGCGTCCGGCGGACGGAGACCGTCCCCACGGGCACGCGCCGCAGCCAGAGCCAGGATCCCGGACACCGCTGTGGCGTTGACGATCTCGCCGCGCAACGCCATCGCCACGGCCTCGTCGACCGCCACCCGCGCAATCTCGAGGTCGGCTTCCTCGTCGTGCGCGTCGGGGCGGTCCACCTCCCGCAGGCCCGAGGCGAGGAACACGCGGACGGACTCGTCGGTGAACCCCGGCGAGAGCGCGATGTCGACCAGCACCGACCACCGCTCGGCGGCCAGGCCGGTCTCCTCCCGGAGTTCGCGGCGGGCGGCGTCGAGCGGATCCTCCCCGGGCTCGTCCAGCAGGCCGGCGGGCAGCTCCCACAAGCGCCGTCCGAGCGGGTGCCGGTACTGGCGGATCAGCACCAGCCGGTCGGCGTCGTCGAGCACCACGACGGCAACGGCGCCGTGGTGCTCGACGACCTCACGGTCCGCTTCCCGCCCGCCGGGCATGACGACCCGGTCCACGCGCAGGGCCACGATCGCCCCGCTGTACACGTCACGCGAGGCGACCGTGTCGAACTCGTGCTCCCCCGGCAGACTCATCGCGCTACCGCTCAGCCGACGCTGTCGGCCGTGGTGGACGCGGCATCGGCGGCGTCGGCGGTGTCCGAGGAGACGTCGGCCGTGCCGGGCTCGCCGGCCTTGTAGTCGAGCGCGGCCCCGATGAACGCCGAGAACA is part of the Rhodococcus sp. SGAir0479 genome and encodes:
- a CDS encoding ParA family protein; the encoded protein is MSHDNHVDPAREDVPIGPTGRPLREIPEPGPVAGHGPARVIAMCNQKGGVGKTTSTINLGASLAEYGRRVLLVDLDPQGALSAGLGVAHHDLDLTVHNLLVERTAVDDVLMRTRIDGLDLLPSNIDLSAAEIQLVTEVGREQTLGRVLHPVLDRYDYVLIDCQPSLGLLTVNALACADSVIIPMECEFFSLRGLALLNDTVDKVRDRLNPRLSLEGIVVTMFDSRTLHAREVMSRVVEVFGDLVYDTVINRTVRFPETSVAGEPITTWAPKSVGAESYRALAREVIHRSGR
- the xerD gene encoding site-specific tyrosine recombinase XerD gives rise to the protein MTALGGQVGTYLDHLAVERGAARNTLSSYRRDLGRYERFLTERGIDDLRAVGESDVSDFVVALRRGDPESGTVALAPSSAARALIAVRGLHRFAAAEGVTAGDVARAVKPPTPGRRLPKSLPLDDVLSILEAAGGDGASDNPRTLRDRALLELLYSTGARISEAVGLDVDDLDTDARAVLLRGKGGKERVVPVGRPAIAAIDNYLVRGRPALITRGTPALFLNARGGRLSRQSAWQVLHDAAEKAGISVAVSPHTLRHSFATHLLDGGADVRVVQELLGHASVTTTQIYTMVTVGALREVWAQAHPRAR
- a CDS encoding NUDIX domain-containing protein, which translates into the protein MSLPGEHEFDTVASRDVYSGAIVALRVDRVVMPGGREADREVVEHHGAVAVVVLDDADRLVLIRQYRHPLGRRLWELPAGLLDEPGEDPLDAARRELREETGLAAERWSVLVDIALSPGFTDESVRVFLASGLREVDRPDAHDEEADLEIARVAVDEAVAMALRGEIVNATAVSGILALAAARARGDGLRPPDAAWVDQPETFARRKHTRADSEPT